One region of Salvelinus namaycush isolate Seneca chromosome 3, SaNama_1.0, whole genome shotgun sequence genomic DNA includes:
- the LOC120035310 gene encoding 1-phosphatidylinositol 4,5-bisphosphate phosphodiesterase delta-3-A-like, whose amino-acid sequence MLGRKPPTAVHHEPKAVESQPKTQDPLRKLGVLDDENVRAMMHGSNMVKVRSQRWQKSRSLRLLEDGVTVWCESTKSSRKAKAQQTFSVTEVECVREGCQSEALRRLSGSVPENQCFTVVFRGARKSLDLLCACEEEARRWVQGIRTLKECVANMTQKDKLDHWIRGYLRRADENDDGKMSYDEVKRLLQMINIDLNEQYARSLFKKADRSCDGRLDHVEIEEFCRELMRRPELDAVFRHFSGNGCVLSTAELRDFLGEQGEDASLSHAQSLIRTYELNDWAQKNQFMTQNGFTVYMLSLENDVFNPDHARVHQDMTRPLAHYFISSSHNTYLTKDQVTSASSAEPYIRALNQGCRCVELDCWDGDKGEPVIYHGHTLTSKVPFKEVIETIVQYAFKASPYPLILSLENHCTVEQQTVMARHLRTILGKRLLTKPLNDQTLKDLPSPEELRGRILVKGKKDVHHLNQLRKTSSFDTSSDDEASSRNKKDPAKAVSSKLSPELSELVVYCRSVPFHGFQHSAQKPPDEMSSFNENDALKHIKDTGKLFVRHNSRQLSRIYPSGQRLQSSNYDPQDMWNGGCSMVALNFQTPGEQMDLNQGRFLPNGRCGYVLKPSFLCSSSSNFNPEITGGGPGHVPTQLTIRIISAQQLPKINTDKPNSIVDPQVWVEIHGVAIDNSRDKTHRIDNNGFNPRWDSTLSFQLQVPELALVRFVVEDHDHKAKNDFVGQYTLPFTSLRTGYRHVHLLKADGSSLSPSTLFIHVKVSDKGVHIKTVSERMALAKSKGKA is encoded by the exons ggGTGCTGGATGATGAGAATGTCCGTGCGATGATGCACGGTTCCAACATGGTGAAGGTACGCTCCCAGAGGTGGCAGAAGAGCCGCAGCCTGCGTCTGCTGGAGGACGGGGTCACCGTGTGGTGTGAGTCCACCAAGAGCTCCCGCAAGGCCAAGGCACAACAGACCT TCTCAGTGACAGAGGTGGAGTGTGTGCGTGAGGGCTGCCAGTCTGAGGCTCTGCGGAGGCTATCCGGGTCGGTACCAGAGAATCAGTGCTTCACGGTGGTGTTCAGAGGAGCCAGGAAGAGTCTGGACCTCCTCTGCGCCTGTGAGGAGGAGGCGAGGCGCTGGGTCCAAGGGATACGCACGCTGAAGGAGTGCGTGGCCAACATGACCCAGAAGGATAAACTGGACCA CTGGATCCGTGGCTACCTGAGACGGGCTGATGAGAACGACGATGGGAAGATGAGTTACGACGAGGTCAAACGGCTGCTGCAGATGATCAACATAGACCTGAATGAGCAGTATGCGCGCTCGCTATTCAAG AAAGCTGACCGGTCGTGTGACGGCCGTCTGGACCACGTAGAGATCGAGGAGTTCTGCAGGGAGCTGATGAGGCGGCCGGAGCTGGACGCGGTGTTCAGACACTTCTCTGGTAACGGCTGTGTTCTGTCCACCGCTGAGCTGAGAGACTTCCTGGGAGAACAGGGGGAGGACGCATCACTAAGCCACGCTCAGAGCCTCATCCGCACCTACGAGCTCAACGACTGGG CCCAGAAGAACCAGTTCATGACCCAGAATGGTTTCACCGTGTACATGCTGTCCCTGGAGAACGATGTGTTTAACCCCGACCACGCCAGGGTGCACCAGGACATGACCAGACCTCTGGCCCACTACTTCATCTCATCCTCACACAACACCTACCTCACCAAGGACCAGGTCACCAGCGCCAGCAGCGCCGAGCCATACATCAG AGCTCTGAACCAGGGCTGTCGCTGTGTGGAGCTGGATTGTTGGGACGGGGACAAAGGAGAGCCTGTCATCTACCATGGACACACCCTTACTTCTAAGGTGCCCTTCAAAGAAGTAATCGAGACCATCGTCCAGTATGCCTTCAAG GCCTCCCCGTACCCCCTGATCCTGTCCCTTGAGAACCACTGTACGGTGGAGCAGCAGACGGTCATGGCCAGACACCTGCGCACCATCCTGGGCAAGAGGCTGCTCACCAAGCCCCTCAACGACCAGACTCTGAAGGACCTGCCCTCTCCTGAG GAGCTAAGGGGTCGTATCCTGGTGAAGGGGAAGAAGGATGTTCATCACCTGAACCAGCTGAGGAAAACCAGCAGCTTTGATACCAGCTCAGACGACGAGGCATCAAGCAGAAACAAAAAGGACCCTGCCAAG GCGGTCTCATCTAAGCTGAGCCCAGAGCTGTCTGAACTGGTGGTGTACTGTCGAAGTGTCCCCTTCCACGGGTTCCAACACTCTGCCCAGAAACCACCCGATGAGATGTCATCCTTCAATGAGAATGACGCCCTCAAACACATCAAGGACACAG GAAAGCTGTTTGTCAGACACAACAGCAGGCAGCTGAGCCGGATCTACCCCTCCGGGCAGCGCCTCCAATCCTCCAACTACGACCCCCAGGATATGTGGAACGGCGGCTGCTCGATGG tgGCTCTGAACTTCCAGACTCCAGGGGAGCAGATGGATCTGAACCAGGGCCGCTTCCTGCCTAACGGCCGCTGTGGATACGTCCTCAAGCCCAGCTTCCTGTGCAGCTCCAGCTCCAACTTCAACCCAGAGATCACAGGAGGTGGGCCAGGACACGTCCCCACACAGCTCACCATACGG ATAATATCAGCACAGCAGCTCCCTAAGATCAACACAGACAAGCCCAACTCCATTGTGGACCCGCAGGTGTGGGTGGAAATTCACGGGGTGGCCATTGATAATTCCAGAGACAAAACCCACCGAATCGACAACAATG GTTTTAACCCACGCTGGGACAGCACTTTGAGCTTCCAGCTGCAGGTCCCTGAGCTGGCCCTGGTACGCTTTGTAGTGGAAGACCATGACCACAAAGCCAAGAACGACTTTGTGGGCCAGTACACCTTGCCCTTCACCAGCCTCCGTACAG GTTACCGCCATGTTCACTTGCTGAAGGCAGATGGCTCCAgcctctctccatctacccttTTCATCCATGTCAAGGTGTCCGATAAGGGGGTCCACATCAAGACTGTGTCCGAGCGCATGGCCTTGGCTAAGAGCAAGGGCAAAGCATGA